The stretch of DNA CGAAACCATGACCAATGATACTCTTCAATTCTTTTTCAAGTCGCGCCTCAACGATTTCAGGAAGATTTTCTCCGTAAATCCTCTTCGCCATTGAATAACTCATCTCACGCATTTCTTCATCTGCGCCTTCGATTTTTGGCGTATACAAGTCGTCTTTAATCGGTTTAATGACATCAATCATATCAGCTATTTTGTTTGTGTTTGTAATAACAATCTCTTTAGCCTTTTCTCCTCCTAGGAAAGAAAACGCAGCAAGCATTTCATTGGTTGTCCTGAAATGGACATCTGGCAATTTGTGACGATTTAGCGGATTTGCTCCACCTTGTGAATTCACCAATATTTTACGGTAAATTTTATCATTTTCATTCAGATAATGGACATTACCGGTCGCCACAACGGGAAGACCCAATTTTTCACCTAACTTTACAATATTACCAATAATATCTTCTAACGCTTTTTCATCTCGAACGAGTTCCATCTCAATCAGTGGTGCATTAACTTCCTTCGGCATGACCTCAAGATAATCATAGAATTGTGCATAGGCTTCCACTTCATCAGGAGATTTTTGCATCATCCCCTCAAAAACTTCACCTTTATTACAACCGGAACCAACAAGAATTCCTTCTCTATATTTTTGAAGAACGGAACGCGGTAACCTAGGTACTCTATAAAAATATTCAATATGAGCAATCGATACGAGTTTAAATAAATTCTTTAAACCCACTTCCGTTTGAGCAAGTAACGTACAATGGTATGGACGCGCTCGCTGGTAAGCATTTCCTTTTCCCATATTATCGTTAAATTGATCATGAAACTCTATTCCTTTTTCAGATGCATCCTTCAGCATTTTCAAAAGTAAATAACCTGTAGCCTCTGCGTCGTAAATTGCTCTGTGATGCTGAGTTAATTCAATATCAAATTTCTTTGCTAAGGTATTTAAGCGATGATTTTTCATTTCTGGGTAAAGAAATCTACCGAGTTCAAGGGTATCAATAACAGGATTTTTAGCCTTTTCAATGCCAATGTTTTTATAACCAACATTTAAGAAACCCATATCGAAGGAAGCATTGTGCGCTACGAGAACGGAGTCTCCTACCCAATCATGAAACCTTTGAATGACCTCGCCAATCTCAGGAGCATTTTGTACCATATCATCCGTTATTCCAGTTAAATTGATTGTTGTTGCCGAAAGCCGATGATGCGGATTTGCAAATGATTCAAAACGGTCAATGATTTCCCCATCTTTGATTTTCACTGCCGCCAATTCAATAATTGTATCGTAAACGGCCGATAAGCCTGTCGTTTCTACGTCAAATACTACAAAGGTATCCTCAGCCAATAACCTGTGAGCATCATTATAGGTAATTGGAACACCATCATCCACAAGATTTACTTCTACACCATAGAGAATCTTGATATCATTTTTCTTCCCAGCACTATATGCCTCTGGAAAAGATTGAGCAACCGCATGGTCGGTAACCGCAATTGCCTTATGTCCCCACTTCTTTGCTTGCGCAATAAGCGCTCCAACAGGAGTGACAGCATCCATCGAGCTCATTGGCGTATGAAGATGAAGTTCCACACGCTTTTGGTCCTCCGGTGCTGTATCCTTACGGCCTTCGGGTTTAATTTCGTTTATATCATTTCCAATCATGACTAAATCACGTACAAAGGTATCATTTTGAATGCTTCCTCTTACTTTTACCCACATACCTTTTTTGACTAACTGGTAAAGGGCCGCGTCTTCTTTATCACGAGAAAACATTTTAACCATTAACGAGCTAGTATAATCGGTAATCTTAAAGGTTAGTAGTGTACGGCCACTTCTTAGTTCCCTTGTTTCCGCATCAAAAATATACCCTTCAACAGTGACTCTTCTTTCTTCATCAATAATATCAATCATGTTTCTATGATCTTGATCATCTTTGATGGTAAGCCCAATCGAAAGTGGTCCCTCAGGAACAGCACCTCCTGCATCCTTCTCAGCTTCTTTCTTTTGTAGATCTGCTAAAGCCATGAGCCCGCGTTCTTGATCTTCTTTTTGTTTCGCTAGTAAAAATTGTTGATATTCGTCATTCTTTTCACCACTTTGAATGTCTGTGTCAACGGTTAAAGTCGGAAATCCATACGATTGATAAAGGCTCGTGATTAATGTTCCATATTTCCTTTTTAGAGCCATTCCTTCAGTCTCATTCCGTACTGAAATCGTCAACTTATTCCCACTAGCTTCCGGTACCTGTTCATTCATTAATTTTAACATTGGCGGTGAAATGCCATCGATTTGCTGAATACTATAATTCCAGTACTCTAAAAGTAATTCTGGATGAAAACTTGGATTCTCTACTTTTATTTCATAGGTAATCTTCGCAATATTTGAGAATTTTCTTTCGAGTTGAGTAGTAAATCGAAGATATAAACTAAAAGGAAGAATATTTTCTAGTAAAAATTGAAAATGCCATTTGCGTGCTTTTTTTTCTACAATCAATCTTTCAATTTGAGCATTTTGAAATTGTGCTACAACAGCGTCCTCTTTTAATTCTAGTTGCTGGAGCAAGAGTAAGAATCGCTCTTTTTTGCCAGTGGCATGTTCGCTCATCATTCCCTCTCCCATCTATATAAAATCTATATAATATCTTTAAATAATCATTTATCAAAGAGTAATTATATCATATGATACATTATCATTCGGCTGATTTCGACAGAAAAATAAAACCAAAAAAGGAGTTCATCTCAAGAACCCCTTTTAGGTAAGGAAAAAATTTATAAGAAAAATCTCTGGATATCGTTCCAGGTTACTACCAACATCAGCAGCATCAGCAGCGCAAAACCGATAAAGTGTACCATTCCCTCTTTATGACGGTCAATTGGCTTGCCTCTGA from Neobacillus sp. CF12 encodes:
- a CDS encoding PolC-type DNA polymerase III gives rise to the protein MSEHATGKKERFLLLLQQLELKEDAVVAQFQNAQIERLIVEKKARKWHFQFLLENILPFSLYLRFTTQLERKFSNIAKITYEIKVENPSFHPELLLEYWNYSIQQIDGISPPMLKLMNEQVPEASGNKLTISVRNETEGMALKRKYGTLITSLYQSYGFPTLTVDTDIQSGEKNDEYQQFLLAKQKEDQERGLMALADLQKKEAEKDAGGAVPEGPLSIGLTIKDDQDHRNMIDIIDEERRVTVEGYIFDAETRELRSGRTLLTFKITDYTSSLMVKMFSRDKEDAALYQLVKKGMWVKVRGSIQNDTFVRDLVMIGNDINEIKPEGRKDTAPEDQKRVELHLHTPMSSMDAVTPVGALIAQAKKWGHKAIAVTDHAVAQSFPEAYSAGKKNDIKILYGVEVNLVDDGVPITYNDAHRLLAEDTFVVFDVETTGLSAVYDTIIELAAVKIKDGEIIDRFESFANPHHRLSATTINLTGITDDMVQNAPEIGEVIQRFHDWVGDSVLVAHNASFDMGFLNVGYKNIGIEKAKNPVIDTLELGRFLYPEMKNHRLNTLAKKFDIELTQHHRAIYDAEATGYLLLKMLKDASEKGIEFHDQFNDNMGKGNAYQRARPYHCTLLAQTEVGLKNLFKLVSIAHIEYFYRVPRLPRSVLQKYREGILVGSGCNKGEVFEGMMQKSPDEVEAYAQFYDYLEVMPKEVNAPLIEMELVRDEKALEDIIGNIVKLGEKLGLPVVATGNVHYLNENDKIYRKILVNSQGGANPLNRHKLPDVHFRTTNEMLAAFSFLGGEKAKEIVITNTNKIADMIDVIKPIKDDLYTPKIEGADEEMREMSYSMAKRIYGENLPEIVEARLEKELKSIIGHGFAVIYLISHKLVKKSLDDGYLVGSRGSVGSSLVATMTEITEVNPLPPHYVCPNCKHSEFFNDGSVGSGFDLPDKDCPECGGKYRKDGHDIPFETFLGFKGDKVPDIDLNFSGEYQPRAHNYTKVLFGEDNVFRAGTIGTVADKTAFGYVKAYQQDNNLQLRGAEIERLASGCTGVKRTTGQHPGGIIVIPDYMDVYDFSPIQFPADDRNSEWKTTHFDFHSIHDNVLKLDILGHDDPTVIRMLQDLSGIDPKTIPTDDPEVMKIFSGTESLGVTEQQIMCKTGTLGIPEFGTRFVRQMLEDTKPTTFSELVQISGLSHGTDVWLGNAQELIHNQTCNLSEVIGCRDDIMVYLIYQGLEPSFAFKIMESVRKGKGLSEDMEAEMRKNEVPEWYIDSCKKIKYMFPKAHAAAYVLMAVRIAYFKVHLPLLYYAAYFTVRAEDFDIEAMSRGSESIRAKIEEINAKGLEASNKEKNLLTVLELALEMTERGFSFQNYDLYKSDASEFIIEGNSLIPPFNSIPGLGTNAAYNIVKSRQDGEFLSKEDLQQRGKVSKTILEYLDKQGCLGSLPEQNQLSLF